In Nonomuraea sp. NBC_00507, the following are encoded in one genomic region:
- a CDS encoding LutC/YkgG family protein — protein MSARDEILARIGRAVAGAQDVEIPRGYRTTQQVEDLVGLFAERVDDYRAIVHVLPAAEVPAKIDEIVAGRRMIRPGGDGWEDLNTADGVVTSCAVAIAETGTIVLDHGPGQGTRAQTLVPDYHLCVVRADQIVSGVPEAIARLDPARPLTWISGPSATSDIELNRVEGVHGPRTLEVIIST, from the coding sequence ATGAGCGCGCGTGACGAGATTCTCGCCAGGATCGGCAGAGCCGTCGCCGGGGCGCAGGACGTCGAGATTCCCCGCGGCTACCGTACGACGCAGCAGGTGGAGGACCTCGTCGGCCTGTTCGCCGAGCGCGTGGACGACTACCGGGCGATTGTGCACGTCCTGCCCGCGGCGGAGGTGCCCGCCAAGATCGACGAAATCGTCGCCGGGCGGCGCATGATCAGGCCAGGCGGCGACGGGTGGGAGGATCTCAACACCGCCGACGGCGTGGTGACCAGCTGCGCCGTGGCAATCGCCGAGACCGGCACGATCGTCCTCGACCACGGCCCCGGCCAGGGGACCAGGGCGCAGACGCTGGTCCCCGACTATCACCTGTGCGTGGTCAGGGCCGACCAGATCGTCTCCGGCGTCCCCGAGGCCATCGCCAGGCTCGACCCGGCACGCCCGCTGACCTGGATCAGCGGCCCGTCGGCCACCAGCGACATCGAGCTCAACCGGGTCGAGGGCGTGCACGGCC